TGCAACTCTAAAGCGGTTTTATACTTTACACTTTCTCTTACCGTTTGTGATAGTGgcggttgtttttttacacctgttttttttacatgagaaAGGGAGTAATAACCCTTTGGGTATTGAAAGAGGTACTATGTGTGTGCCCTTCCACCCCTTCTATACTATTAAAGATCTTTTTGGTTATGTTTGCTTtaggttcttttttatatatttagtgtgTGTGGATCCTGAGCTGTTAGGGAATCATTTAAACTATTGGCCTGCTAATCCTATAAAAACGCCAATCCATGTTCAGCCTGAGTGGTATTTTATGTTTGCTTATGCAATCCTTCGTTCAATTCCTCATAAAGCGGGGGgggtatatgttatgtttttgtcgATTGTAGTATTATACCTAATTCCTAGTCTTCACAGAGGTAAGTATCGAAGTTTATGTTTTTACCCGTTTAATCAAGTAGTGTTTTGAGTGTTGGTTGGTAGGTTTATTAGGTTAACATGGATTGGTGCTCGCCCAGTGCGGGAGCCTTATATCATTTTGGGGCAGTGTCTTTCAGTCATTTATTTCTCTAGGTTGTTATTAAACCCTCTTTCTTTGTGGGTGTGGGACAAGCTGCTTGAATACCCTAAATTCTGTAGGAGTCGTCCTGTAGACCTGAaatggtttaagtttttagcttatttcaagttattaaaattagtaaatcgCGAAAGTAGCGCACGTGAGTGGGCTAAtaagtgtagaaaaatataaatatgtctttttacGGGAGTCGATATTTTGGTGATATTGTCCATGGGGAACTAGGGAAAGACCTGTTCCGGTACCATGGTTTTGTGATGATAGTAGCAGTGGCTGTGTtggtctttgttatatatataggatGCGTAATCCTTCTTACTAAATTTTCTTATCGCCATTTCTTGAACCGTCAACGATTAGAATTTTGATGGACTATTGTGCCAATGTTGATGTTAGTAGGGTTGTGGTTTCCTTCTATAATTAACCTATATTATATAGAAGAAGTAAAACGGCCCCGGTGAAATTTTAAGGCGATTGGGAAACAATGGTACTGATCTTACGAATTTTGTCGCAATTTAGACACTCCAAGCTCTAGAGAAAGCGCTGAAAGAATTTCGTGTTATACAATTGATTCTTACATAGAAGACCAGCAGGAGACATTTAGAAAAGGAGGGTATCGTTTGTTGGATGTTGATAACCGGATGGTGGCTCCAGCAGATGTGCAAATAACTGCTTTTGTAAGGTCTGATGTGCTCCATTCGTTTGCACTCCCTAAGTTACTAATTAAAGTAGATGCCATCCCAGGTCGAATTAATCGGCTTCCTATAAAAAGCTTCCCAGTGTAGAATTATTTACGGGCAGTGTTCTGAAATTTGCGGGGTTAACCATAGATTTATACCGATTGTGATTGAGTTTATTCCtgagaaatattttgtcatatggTTGGAAGctcttaactaaaataaaaaataagctaaagcttttaagaagcgttaaacttttaatttaatgaacttGTACAATGGGCAAGTAGCTTTTAGTGATAAGGTGGTCTAATATTAGGATATAGGGCTCATGCCCCTAAGGCGCCGTGAGTAGTGGCTCTTATCTTTGTGAGAGCTGGCAGAGCTAATGCGTTTGATTTAGGATCAATTCATAAGTATATATACTTGCTTTCATGGCACAAGCTGGCAGACCTAATGCATACGATTTAAGCTCGTCTTATAAGATATACTCTTGTTTGTGTGTGAATTACAAAGCTAAGCCCAGTCTCATTATGGTTAGTGTCGAGTGTCTATTTAAGACTCTAAGGAGAGTAGCTGTTTTCTTTGGAGCCTCTATCCTATTAAGCCTTTGTCAAGTGTCAGCGGACTCTTTTACTCCCTTGGGGTCGACTAAGGCTGCACTGGTGGACTGAGTAGGCGTGGTTGTTGGTGTTATCCCTTTTGTAGGGGTGCTTCTCGCTGTGGGCTTCTATACTTTGTTGGAACGTAAAATTTTGGCTATCATTATAATCCGAAAGGGTCCATCCAAGGTGAGTTATATAGGGATCTTGCAGCCTTTTAGTGACGCAGGTAAGTTGTTATGTAAAGAGTTTATTGTGCCTACACGTGCTAACGTAGGGCCCTTCATTTTGGCTCCTGCACTAATATTAACTATCAGTTTACTTGGATGGCTTTTATACCCGTATAAGTCGGCTGAAGTGTTTTATGTTTTCGGGGTGATTCTGTTTATAGTTATTACTAGAGTCAGGGTTTACGGGGTAATAATATCCGGATGGGCTTCTAACTCTAAATACTCTTTGCTAGGTGCAGTTCGTGCGATGGCGCAAAGAATTTCTTATGAGATCCCTATAggatttatcttcttttgtgtGGTGCTGTGCTCGGGTGTGTTTATGTTTCAAGAAATTAGGGTGTTCCAACAAaggtccttttttttcttttttcctttgtgCGTAGTTATAGTTGTCTGAATGCTGTGTATGCTAGCTGAAACTAATCGGGcgccatttgattttgtggaaGGAGAGTCGGAATTAGTGTCAGGATACAACGTGGAGTACAGCGGAGGGGGGTTTGCAGTTATATTTATTGCGGAGTACTCTAGTATTCTTCTCAGAAGGGTTATAAGGGCGGCGATATTTTTCGGGGGAAATGAAGCGTTGATCGGGGTCTTTATGATGGCTTTTGCGGTCTTCTTTGTGGTTATTCGTGCTTCTTTACCTCGTTTACGTTATGATAAGTTAATGAGTTTGTGTTGGACTGTTCTTCTATGTGTCATACTTATGGCTAGTGTGTGTGTAGTAGTTCTAGTTAGGGTGTATGTAAGATAATATAAACTAGTATAATTCATTTACACTGAATGTGTCAGATAAAGTCTGTCTTACTTATGGTTAAAAGGTTGGCAATTAGACTTATTGcattgattattataaaaaaccTAAATATGAGTGTCATTGGGTTAAGCGTTCTAACTATTCTAAGTATGGGCGCCACAAGAGTCGCGATAGGGGGGGTAGAGTTGAACGGGTTGTACACCACAGACTTTGTAATAGGGTTAATGGTTACACTAACTCTATTTGTAGCAATTCTTTCCTACCTAAGGAGGGTTAAGATCCACCGGAAAGcaagatttaatttaataattatcagAATCAGCCTAATTTTAGTGATAAGATTCAGGGTGAGGaggttctttctttttttttttttttttgaaagtgtgCTAGCCCCTCTGTTGTTATTAATTGTAGGCTGAGGCTATCAGCCAGAGCGTTTACAGGCAGGGGGGTATATAGTAATCTATACGGTGTTCGgatctctttttttcttatgggGGGTAAGAGAACTCTATATTAGAGGGTTGAGGAGGAGGATAAGTTCTGTGGTAAGGctagtaaaaaaaaggggaatgAGATTGTGATGGCTATACATTCTAGGGTTTCTTATCAAGCTACCAATATATCCATTTCACCTGTGACTACCTAAGGCTCACGTAGAGGCCCCAGTAGCCGGTTCGATGCTATTGGCCGGGGTGGTACTAAAATTAGGAGGGTACGGGCTGCTTCGATTTATAAtagttatacaaataaggcttaGAAGCGTTTTTTTTGTGCTGCTACTAGTGGTGAACTTGGCAGGAGGTGTCTACGCAGGATTAGCGTGTGTACGGCAAGTGGACCTAAAATGTTTGGTAGCATATTCCTCTGTAGCGCATATGAGGCTTGTGCTATTAGGAGTGCTTAGCAACACGGTATTAGGGGTAGTGGGGGCCATTATTATTATGATCGGGCATGGGTTGTGTTCATCAGGTTTGTTCAGGTATGTGAATGCTATCTATAAGATGAGGCACTCGCGTCTGCTAGTAATAAATAAAGGGGGCTTGTTAGTCTGCCCAAGTCTAGTCTTAATGTGTTTCCTGTTAAGATCAAGCAACATAGCAGCCCCTCCTAGTCTAAACTTATTTGGGGAAATCCTCGTTTTCGGCGTGGGAGGGTGAATAAGTGGAGTGTTCCTGCTTATCCTGGGTCTGATAAGCTTTATTAGGGCATGTTTTAGACTATACCTATATGGAAGTTGTTGTCACGGGAAGGGGGTGTCACACAGGGAGTCCTTAAACTTGAGAAGAGTTTGTGATGTTTTTGTTCTGGCGGCTCATTGGATACCGCTgaactttatgtttatgtttatacccTAAACAATGAATCGTAATCCTTATTCTCGTTACTATGTACCAGGTCCAAGTCCGTGGCCCTTTTTTGTGGCTATCTCGGCAAACGGAATAGCGGTAGGGTTAATTTTGTGACTGCATCGAACTCCCAGATTTCTATTAATAGGAATGAGGTTGGGGTGTATACTATTGAGAACTTTTAGATGATGGCGAGACTTAATTCGTGAGGGAGATATTGGGTTTCATACTCGCTTCGTAATCAAGAGATTTCGTGATGGAGTTGCCCTTTTTATTCTGTCTGAAGTAatgttcttcttttcttttttttggactTTCTTCCATAATGCCTTAAGACCCTCGTGTGAACTAGGGATGCGATGACCCCCTCCAGGGATCCGCACGCCAAACCCGTCGTCGACAAGGCTGTTCGAGACAGGTCTTTTAATTAGGAGGGGGTTATTCGTAACTCAAGCCCATAAGAGAATGCGTTTGAAGGATTATGATGTTGGGCCATTTATTGGCCTAGTGGTAACAATTTTATGTGGGACTGTGTTCTTCCTAGTGCAACTTCGAGAATACTACTGAAACTCATACACTATTGCAGATAGGGTGTATGGAAGAGTGTTTTATTTACTAACTGGGTTTCATGGAATGCACGTAGTTGTGGGGACTCTTTGACTAATGGTGAGGTTAGTCCGACTATGGCGTGGGGAGTTTTCCAGTCAACGGCACTTTGGTTTTGAGGCTTGCATTTGGTACTGACACTTcgtagatgtggtatgggtaGCATTATGATGTTTAGTATATGTGTGGTTTGGAGGATGGTTATACATGTGGTGGTTCAAAATATGAGACGGGGACGTCTATACGTTTAAGTACCCAGACGCAAAGCCTTCGTGGTATGCGTACATTCAAGAAGAGCATGCTCCGTCCTGATATAAGATTCCTGACcatttaaaaggttaaaaataggAGTCATACAGACTAGTTAAacagttttgatttgaaatcaaGTACCAAAGCGATTCCAAGCGCTTACTAGTCTGAGTAAAGTAGTCTAATTAAGGACAGAAGACCTATGATTTTCAAGTGTTATAAGTAACCTTTACTTGAAATGGTAAGCTTTGTGGTAAGACCTATAAAATTAGTGAGATTAGGGGTAATATTGATCGGGACAATTCTTAGGGTTAGAAGAGAAGAGATAGTAGGGGTGTGACTCGGTTTAGAGCTAAATCTGTATGGATTTCTTGTAATTATAAACCCTGATGGTCACTATAGTCCTGAGCcctgtgtaaaatattttgtggtaCAAAGAACGGGGTCAATTCTGATACTAGTGGGTTTTGTAACCTTGATAGAGCAGCACGTAGTGAGAGGGCTGGTGATAAGGGGGGCGGGTACAGTGTTAAAATCTGGCGTTTTCCCGCTACATTCGTGGGTCCCTTCAATTATTAAGAACAGCAGATGGTTAGCAAGAGGGTTAATATTAACTTGGCAAAAAGTCGCCCCCCTtgtctttttatcaataattatacCCTCTAAGGGGTTGTGAGTAGTAATTGTATTGATAGCTGGAATTGGGGCAGTAGGGGGCCTTAACCAGAATTCAGTACGAGTAATAAGCGCGTACTCGTCGTTTGTGCATACATCATGAATGCTGTTAGGGCTCACATGGTCAAGAGTAGTCTTTGTAGGGTATTTTGCAGTTTACTCGCTGTCGGTAGGGCTGTTTTTTTATGGGTgctcaataataaacaaaacaagaatgggCGGTCAGATTAGTAGAGCCGCGAGGGGTATAGGGTTACTGATACTGATGGGGATGCCTCCTTTCCTTGGCTTTCTAGCGAAAGTATTGGTGTTTCTAATGAGAGGAAGGGCTGTAATCGTGGCTTGTATTATAGGTTCAGTAATCAGGCTAAAATTCtacattgactttttttataggATAGTAATAAAAAGGTTAGTAGACAAAAACAAAGCAGAATTCAAGATTATGTGGAGGATAGTGATCGGGGCTAACCTAGCAGGGGGGGCATTGATCTTGGTGAGATTTATTTAGAAACTGCTTTTAGGCCAGGGGCGTTTTGATTTCGGCTCAAAAAGAGTGGGTAAAACCACAAAAGTATGataaaaaggtaatttaaaataaaatattttgtttcaaacataaCTATAGGTAGTTGTTACCTCCTTTTTGTAGAatggtactttaaaaaaaaggattggtTTGCATCTAATTATTAAGCCTAGGTTTTCATTCTTAAGTGAGGAAGTTAATTAACATAATAGGGCTGctaactttgttataaatggCTTGTACCATTTTTCCTTATAAAAAAGTAGTTTAA
This is a stretch of genomic DNA from Mytilus trossulus isolate FHL-02 unplaced genomic scaffold, PNRI_Mtr1.1.1.hap1 h1tg001004l__unscaffolded, whole genome shotgun sequence. It encodes these proteins:
- the LOC134703358 gene encoding LOW QUALITY PROTEIN: NADH-ubiquinone oxidoreductase chain 2-like (The sequence of the model RefSeq protein was modified relative to this genomic sequence to represent the inferred CDS: substituted 3 bases at 3 genomic stop codons); the protein is MVSFVVRPIKLVRLGVILIGTILRVRREEIVGVXLGLELNLYGFLVIINPDGHYSPEPCVKYFVVQRTGSILILVGFVTLIEQHVVRGLVIRGAGTVLKSGVFPLHSWVPSIIKNSRWLARGLILTWQKVAPLVFLSIIIPSKGLXVVIVLIAGIGAVGGLNQNSVRVISAYSSFVHTSXMLLGLTWSRVVFVGYFAVYSLSVGLFFYGCSIINKTRMGGQISRAARGIGLLILMGMPPFLGFLAKVLVFLMRGRAVIVACIIGSVIRLKFYIDFFYRIVIKRLVDKNKAEFKIMWRIVIGANLAGGALILVRFI
- the LOC134703360 gene encoding LOW QUALITY PROTEIN: cytochrome c oxidase subunit 3-like (The sequence of the model RefSeq protein was modified relative to this genomic sequence to represent the inferred CDS: substituted 9 bases at 9 genomic stop codons), translating into MNRNPYSRYYVPGPSPWPFFVAISANGIAVGLILXLHRTPRFLLIGMRLGCILLRTFRXWRDLIREGDIGFHTRFVIKRFRDGVALFILSEVMFFFSFFWTFFHNALRPSCELGMRXPPPGIRTPNPSSTRLFETGLLIRRGLFVTQAHKRMRLKDYDVGPFIGLVVTILCGTVFFLVQLREYYXNSYTIADRVYGRVFYLLTGFHGMHVVVGTLXLMVRLVRLWRGEFSSQRHFGFEACIWYXHFVDVVWVALXCLVYVWFGGWLYMWWFKIXDGDVYTFKYPDAKPSWYAYIQEEHAPSXYKIPDHLKG